In Methanosphaera sp. ISO3-F5, a genomic segment contains:
- a CDS encoding UPF0104 family protein: MDYKKIGVLLAIGLIILIAMIMFIGPDQILSALQTANMNYVLLAIVVQIIILALWNTRWSIICKSLNIPHKQLPLFAMTIIGLAINDLTPSGRSGGEPVRAYLLSKSSNEDFKRTFASVMGDKIFDTFPFMVLAIFAIAYLMLYLHLSASLFSLLLISLLLFIIALLFIILLCFNEAIALSTVKWVFRQIKRFTNKVDKYEETALTSLLGFQNSLKYLLSNKRLLIVASAISFLVWFLELLRVYIVFMAFGVNVSLGMIAAVFLVSSLIGIIPLLPGGLGSIDGVMILLYSMAGISASVSTAATLIERMISLWMVLILGVILLPFFGTGVLDQVE; encoded by the coding sequence ATGGATTATAAAAAAATAGGAGTATTACTTGCAATAGGTCTAATAATTTTAATAGCTATGATAATGTTCATAGGACCAGACCAAATATTATCTGCACTGCAAACAGCTAACATGAATTATGTGTTATTGGCAATAGTTGTGCAAATTATTATTTTAGCCTTATGGAATACTCGTTGGAGTATAATATGTAAATCATTAAACATACCACATAAACAACTGCCATTATTTGCAATGACAATAATCGGGCTTGCTATAAATGATTTAACACCTAGTGGACGTAGTGGTGGAGAACCTGTACGTGCGTATCTGCTTAGTAAAAGTTCAAATGAGGACTTTAAAAGAACATTTGCATCAGTAATGGGTGATAAAATATTTGACACATTCCCATTTATGGTATTAGCTATTTTTGCAATAGCTTATCTTATGCTCTATCTGCATTTAAGTGCTTCACTATTTTCACTATTGTTAATATCATTATTACTGTTTATAATAGCATTACTATTCATTATACTCTTATGTTTTAATGAAGCAATTGCATTATCTACTGTTAAATGGGTATTTAGACAAATTAAACGTTTCACTAATAAAGTGGATAAATATGAAGAAACAGCTCTCACTTCATTACTTGGTTTTCAGAACAGTCTGAAATACCTGTTAAGTAATAAACGATTGTTAATTGTAGCATCAGCAATATCATTCCTTGTATGGTTTTTGGAACTTCTAAGAGTATACATAGTATTCATGGCATTTGGAGTTAACGTGTCATTAGGAATGATTGCAGCAGTATTCCTGGTTTCATCATTAATAGGTATTATACCATTACTGCCTGGTGGACTAGGATCAATCGATGGAGTTATGATTCTCCTATATTCAATGGCGGGAATATCAGCATCAGTAAGTACTGCAGCAACATTAATAGAACGTATGATATCATTATGGATGGTTTTAATATTAGGAGTTATATTACTGCCATTCTTTGGAACAGGAGTATTAGACCAAGTAGAATAG
- a CDS encoding TrkA family potassium uptake protein has product MINVIIIGGGRVGLHLIDTLRKRHNYSITLIENHKSIYDIVDKKYDDVKIIKGDATDRKILIKAGIETADILVIATSIDEVNLLVGIIAQDYNLNKIIARTTNPSHMKMFKKLGLNEVVSPELAACSDIEKKIIPQNISEIAVTGKGDYELMDVTVKSSKVIGKRIGDISPSNDFIIVMCHKDDKFLIAENNIVLEKEDVVSVLVRTKAIKKTKKYFTKSGILPI; this is encoded by the coding sequence ATGATAAATGTTATAATTATTGGTGGGGGAAGAGTCGGATTACACTTGATAGATACCCTTAGAAAACGTCATAATTACAGTATTACCCTTATAGAAAATCATAAGTCCATTTATGATATTGTTGATAAAAAATATGATGATGTTAAAATCATAAAGGGAGATGCAACAGATAGAAAAATATTAATTAAGGCTGGCATCGAAACGGCTGATATTCTGGTTATTGCAACCAGTATTGATGAAGTTAACTTATTAGTGGGTATCATTGCACAAGATTATAATTTGAATAAGATTATTGCACGAACTACAAATCCATCACATATGAAAATGTTTAAAAAGTTAGGCTTGAATGAGGTAGTTAGTCCCGAACTTGCAGCTTGTAGTGATATTGAGAAGAAGATTATTCCACAAAACATTTCCGAAATTGCAGTTACTGGTAAGGGAGATTATGAACTTATGGATGTTACTGTTAAGTCCAGTAAAGTAATTGGTAAACGTATTGGTGATATTAGTCCTAGTAACGATTTTATAATTGTAATGTGTCATAAGGATGATAAATTTTTAATTGCTGAAAATAATATTGTTTTAGAAAAAGAGGATGTTGTTAGTGTGCTTGTTAGAACTAAAGCAATTAAGAAAACTAAAAAGTATTTTACAAAATCCGGAATTCTGCCTATATGA
- a CDS encoding MBL fold metallo-hydrolase, which yields MDKVDDIIIIMGKGRDSNTYIIGDTLIDPGSGENIEYLKNEISQAGLAMTDIKKIVATHCHFDHIGACKQLQDEYGYEIYMHPLDLKTVEDKDANATVAASFGMEVPDLEIKELNEGDKIGDYEVIHTPGHTRGGICLFDGKSLISGDTIFSGGNFGRTDLPTGNIQEMRESILKIADLDAVQLFSGHGPYAISQVPEQISLSVMIASRL from the coding sequence ATGGATAAAGTAGATGATATAATAATCATAATGGGAAAAGGAAGAGATTCAAACACTTACATAATAGGCGATACACTAATAGATCCGGGAAGTGGAGAAAACATAGAATACCTAAAAAATGAAATCAGCCAAGCAGGACTAGCCATGACAGATATAAAAAAAATAGTAGCCACACACTGCCACTTTGATCATATTGGAGCATGTAAACAATTACAAGACGAATACGGATATGAAATATACATGCACCCATTAGACCTAAAAACAGTAGAAGATAAAGATGCAAATGCAACAGTAGCCGCATCCTTCGGAATGGAAGTTCCAGACTTAGAAATCAAAGAACTAAACGAAGGCGACAAAATAGGAGACTATGAAGTAATACACACCCCAGGACATACACGTGGAGGAATATGCTTATTTGATGGAAAAAGTCTGATAAGTGGAGATACAATATTCTCCGGAGGAAACTTTGGAAGAACAGACCTTCCAACAGGAAATATTCAGGAAATGAGAGAATCAATATTAAAAATAGCAGACTTGGATGCAGTACAATTATTCTCAGGTCATGGACCATACGCAATATCACAAGTTCCAGAACAAATATCCTTATCTGTTATGATAGCATCCAGATTATGA
- a CDS encoding DNA-directed DNA polymerase, producing the protein MFNIVNRMQIKTILLNDIDYITRNDRAVIRLFGTDPESNENIIAYDSTFVPYMYVLAYDVDKCLTQLREFGLDNLEVEKKIDIGVEREFIKITLNHPQEVPKLRDSIRDLKEVKEIREYDIPFYRRYLIDKQITPRNIIKLKGHIINKENYETSIDDDVILFKIEEEPEDTNNTITRNKILSFDIEVYNAEGMPSAEKDPIIMMSLSGNYGYNKVLSTKKSTRDFVETLDSEEEMLKRFVEIIKEENPDLLVGYNSDNFDLPYIKKRADTLKVKLNLGIDNSSVKFMKRGFNNAGVIKGRVHVDLYLLIRQYMRLERYTLERVYEELFDEVKIDVPGDKIYKYWDSDDEKLEELFDYSMDDAVTTTKIGDKITPLTIAQSRLVGQPLFDIARMTTGQMIEWYLILKAYEQNNIVPNKPTNMEYNERRLSKRNEGGYVKEPEKGLFEHIAYLDFKSLYPTIIIAQNISPDTFTDGEGLSEDEYYTCPENGYKFRKEPKGFIPSIIGYILDERQKIKKLMKEETVPEQKKAYDFEQQGLKRLANSMYGVYGYSRFRWYKKECGASITAWGREYIQDAMKKSEQYGFKPIYADTDGFYATYIGDLN; encoded by the coding sequence TTGTTTAACATAGTTAATCGTATGCAGATAAAGACTATTCTTCTAAATGATATTGACTATATAACCCGTAATGATAGGGCAGTAATAAGATTGTTTGGTACTGATCCTGAAAGTAATGAGAATATTATTGCTTATGATAGTACATTTGTTCCTTATATGTATGTATTAGCTTATGATGTGGATAAATGTTTAACTCAGTTAAGGGAGTTTGGTTTGGATAATCTTGAAGTGGAAAAAAAGATTGATATTGGTGTTGAAAGAGAATTTATTAAGATTACTTTGAATCATCCGCAGGAAGTTCCAAAGTTAAGGGACAGTATCAGAGACTTGAAAGAGGTTAAGGAAATACGTGAGTACGACATACCATTTTATAGAAGGTACCTTATAGATAAACAGATTACGCCGAGAAATATTATTAAACTAAAAGGTCATATCATTAACAAAGAAAACTATGAAACAAGTATAGATGACGATGTCATATTATTTAAAATAGAAGAAGAGCCTGAAGACACAAACAATACAATAACCAGAAACAAAATACTTAGTTTTGATATTGAAGTATACAACGCTGAAGGTATGCCCTCAGCTGAAAAAGATCCAATCATCATGATGAGTCTAAGCGGAAACTATGGCTACAACAAAGTATTATCAACAAAAAAATCAACAAGAGATTTCGTAGAAACACTAGATTCAGAAGAAGAAATGCTGAAACGTTTTGTAGAAATTATTAAAGAAGAAAATCCTGACCTGCTCGTAGGATACAATTCAGACAACTTTGACCTGCCATACATAAAAAAAAGAGCAGACACCCTAAAAGTCAAATTAAATCTGGGCATAGACAATAGTAGTGTAAAGTTCATGAAGCGTGGATTTAATAATGCAGGAGTTATAAAAGGAAGAGTTCATGTTGACTTATACTTACTCATAAGACAGTACATGCGCTTAGAACGTTACACATTAGAACGTGTTTATGAAGAGTTATTTGATGAAGTAAAAATTGACGTTCCCGGAGACAAAATATACAAATACTGGGATTCAGATGATGAAAAATTAGAGGAATTATTTGATTATTCCATGGATGATGCAGTAACCACCACAAAGATAGGTGATAAGATTACTCCCCTCACTATTGCACAAAGCAGGCTCGTAGGACAACCATTATTTGACATTGCCCGTATGACCACAGGGCAGATGATAGAATGGTACCTGATTCTTAAAGCTTATGAACAAAACAACATAGTACCGAACAAGCCGACAAATATGGAGTATAATGAACGCAGACTATCAAAAAGAAATGAGGGAGGATATGTTAAAGAACCGGAAAAAGGCTTGTTTGAACACATTGCCTATCTTGACTTTAAAAGCCTGTATCCAACAATAATTATTGCACAGAACATATCACCCGATACTTTTACTGATGGTGAAGGTTTAAGTGAAGATGAATACTATACATGTCCAGAAAATGGGTATAAATTCAGAAAAGAACCTAAAGGATTCATACCATCCATTATAGGATATATATTGGATGAACGACAGAAAATTAAGAAACTGATGAAAGAAGAAACCGTGCCGGAACAGAAAAAGGCTTATGACTTTGAACAACAGGGACTTAAAAGATTAGCAAATTCAATGTATGGTGTTTATGGATATTCCAGATTTCGTTGGTATAAAAAAGAATGTGGTGCTTCAATTACTGCATGGGGACGAGAATATATTCAGGATGCTATGAAAAAATCAGAACAATATGGTTTTAAGCCAATATACGCAGATACTGATGGTTTTTATGCTACTTATATTGGAGATTTAAATTAA
- a CDS encoding MGMT family protein yields the protein MSNLGIHKYISFNSLIGEIGIVWNSKTDILEQVLLPELKTRKQNYGRIRFSGVITETNPNEFIYKTMSDIKDIILGKKVKYDINKLDFSDLTEFQQDVLRQQNKIPYGKVTSYKKLAELIGKPRSARPVANVLSNNYYPLVIPCHRTVRSDWTVGGYAGNTDGQYKEFLLENEGITISDGIISKEYRYPKELQK from the coding sequence GTGTCCAATTTAGGTATACATAAATATATATCTTTCAACTCTTTAATTGGTGAAATAGGTATAGTATGGAATAGTAAAACTGATATTCTAGAACAAGTATTATTACCCGAATTAAAAACAAGAAAACAAAACTATGGAAGAATACGTTTCAGCGGAGTAATAACAGAAACAAATCCCAACGAATTCATATACAAAACAATGTCAGACATAAAAGACATTATCTTAGGAAAAAAAGTGAAATACGATATTAACAAACTAGACTTCAGCGACTTAACAGAATTCCAACAAGATGTTCTCAGACAACAAAATAAAATACCATACGGAAAAGTAACATCTTACAAAAAACTAGCAGAACTAATAGGAAAACCAAGAAGTGCAAGACCAGTAGCAAACGTATTATCCAATAATTATTATCCATTAGTAATACCATGCCATAGAACAGTACGTTCAGATTGGACCGTTGGAGGATATGCCGGAAATACAGATGGTCAATATAAAGAGTTTTTACTAGAAAATGAGGGAATAACAATATCTGATGGAATAATATCTAAAGAATACAGATATCCTAAAGAATTACAAAAATAA
- a CDS encoding bifunctional 5,6,7,8-tetrahydromethanopterin hydro-lyase/3-hexulose-6-phosphate synthase gives MYEIGEALIGDGPELAHIDLIIGDKNGPVGTAFATNMASMSVGHTPLLSVIRPNLPTKPATLIVPKVTVQNLDDASKIFGPAQTAVGRAVADAVEEEIIPRDMVEDLVLMVNVFIDPSAKDYRKIYQYNYGATKLAIKRAFDKYPSVDKVLAEKDRGTHPIMGFKAMKLWNPPYLQVALDLDNEDKMRSIIRDLPKRERILIEAGTPLVKKFGVEIISKIREERPGAFIIADLKTLDVGRVEVKMAADETADAVAISGLGTNESIEKAIHECSKQGIYSILDMMNVQDIPAKLEQLKLKPNIVLLHRNIDSETMNDNDNEQQSEWGNIRDIKSKLNERGLIAVAGGVTPEKVNTALDNGADIIIAGRYIIGSSDVRRAANDFLRYMPQDSDTMRVALDEDEKI, from the coding sequence ATGTATGAAATAGGAGAAGCTTTAATTGGTGATGGGCCTGAATTAGCTCATATCGATTTAATAATTGGAGATAAAAATGGTCCTGTAGGAACAGCATTTGCAACAAATATGGCAAGCATGTCTGTTGGACATACACCATTGTTATCTGTTATAAGACCTAACTTACCAACAAAACCTGCAACACTTATTGTACCTAAAGTAACAGTACAAAACTTGGATGATGCAAGTAAAATTTTTGGTCCGGCTCAAACAGCAGTTGGAAGGGCTGTGGCTGATGCTGTAGAAGAGGAAATTATTCCAAGAGATATGGTTGAAGATTTAGTTCTAATGGTTAATGTTTTCATTGATCCTTCTGCTAAAGATTATCGTAAAATTTATCAATATAATTATGGTGCTACAAAACTTGCAATTAAACGTGCATTTGATAAATATCCATCTGTTGATAAAGTATTAGCTGAAAAAGATAGGGGAACACATCCAATAATGGGATTCAAGGCTATGAAATTATGGAACCCACCTTACTTACAGGTTGCATTAGATCTTGATAATGAAGATAAAATGCGTAGTATTATAAGAGATTTACCAAAACGTGAAAGAATTTTAATCGAAGCTGGTACTCCTCTAGTTAAGAAGTTTGGTGTAGAAATTATTAGTAAAATTAGGGAAGAAAGACCTGGTGCTTTTATTATTGCTGATTTAAAAACATTAGATGTTGGAAGAGTTGAAGTTAAAATGGCTGCTGATGAAACTGCTGATGCGGTTGCAATTTCTGGTTTAGGTACTAATGAATCTATTGAAAAGGCTATTCATGAATGTTCTAAACAGGGAATTTATTCTATTCTTGACATGATGAATGTACAGGATATTCCGGCAAAACTTGAACAACTTAAATTAAAACCTAATATTGTATTATTACATAGAAATATTGATTCTGAAACTATGAATGATAATGATAATGAGCAACAATCTGAATGGGGTAATATTAGGGATATTAAATCTAAGTTAAATGAAAGAGGTTTAATTGCTGTTGCTGGTGGAGTAACTCCTGAAAAGGTTAATACTGCATTAGATAATGGTGCTGATATTATTATTGCTGGCCGTTATATTATTGGTTCTTCTGATGTGAGAAGGGCAGCTAATGATTTCTTAAGGTATATGCCTCAAGATTCTGATACTATGAGGGTTGCTCTTGATGAGGATGAAAAAATTTAG
- a CDS encoding PHP domain-containing protein, translating to MKIDTHIHSKYSKDSITPLEEIIRYSQKVGLNAIAITDHDEIEGTWAIRKLEHDGLILIPGEEVSSTEGHIVALGITDYIKPMQTPAETIDQIHDNGGIAIAAHPYCFYRSGIGDIVRSLDVDAMETKNSRFILGASNYLAKKVSEKDNIPEIGASDAHFPKGIARCYTEIPDCDSVDEIIKNIKKGNTKAHGERTPMNLIIKEVIRKKGRKTKPKVVD from the coding sequence ATGAAAATAGATACACATATACATAGTAAATATTCAAAAGATTCCATAACTCCTTTAGAGGAAATTATTAGATATAGTCAGAAAGTTGGTTTGAATGCAATTGCAATAACAGATCATGATGAAATAGAGGGAACTTGGGCTATTAGAAAATTAGAACATGATGGTTTAATATTGATACCTGGAGAAGAAGTAAGCAGTACTGAAGGTCATATAGTAGCATTAGGTATAACTGATTATATTAAACCAATGCAAACTCCTGCAGAAACAATTGATCAGATTCATGACAATGGGGGAATAGCTATAGCTGCTCATCCATACTGTTTTTATAGGAGTGGAATTGGAGATATTGTAAGAAGTTTGGATGTGGATGCTATGGAAACTAAGAATTCACGGTTCATATTGGGTGCATCTAACTATTTGGCAAAGAAAGTGTCTGAAAAAGATAATATACCAGAAATTGGTGCTAGTGATGCTCATTTTCCTAAGGGTATAGCTCGTTGTTATACTGAGATTCCTGATTGTGATTCTGTGGATGAAATTATTAAAAATATTAAGAAAGGAAATACTAAGGCTCATGGTGAAAGAACACCTATGAATCTTATAATTAAAGAAGTTATAAGAAAAAAAGGAAGGAAAACTAAGCCTAAAGTTGTAGATTAA
- a CDS encoding AIR synthase-related protein codes for MDIENYVKKCIHESKTEKETIEKLSTIIRFYKNINQTQSTKLSQAVYEEVQITEQLEKNQILTYPKTNIHMGEFGVGSRGQGDFYVHSKIAEIIKNTKTSSIVNPTAQDDGGVVKIDKNTQYVTTAIDGIHSRLGDYPFLAGFHTARATLRDVCVMGAKPVALISDIHLADDGDIAKILDYTAGICAVSELTNVPLVSGSTLRVGGDMVLGDRLVGAVGAVGTSPKKPTARSESTNGDIILMTEGSGGGTITTTAIYNNMPQVIMETLNVQFIKASNLLNPINEIHALTDITNGGINGDANEINKTTGLGIHLYEEKIIELINPKVYEMLKTLNIDPLGVSIDSLMIITPKNTADKIIKTLEKENIKSGIIGYVNNTGKTTIQKSTGEIQELVPKFREAAYTPVKKVVDEIKTINFEEGKQEIDKVTREVISKKEDIVRWIQNKHE; via the coding sequence ATGGACATAGAAAATTACGTGAAAAAATGCATACACGAATCAAAAACAGAAAAAGAAACAATAGAAAAACTTTCAACAATAATCCGATTCTACAAAAACATAAACCAAACACAATCAACAAAACTATCACAAGCAGTATACGAAGAAGTACAAATAACAGAACAACTCGAAAAAAACCAAATACTAACATACCCAAAAACCAACATACACATGGGAGAATTCGGAGTAGGATCACGCGGACAAGGAGACTTCTATGTTCACAGCAAAATCGCAGAAATAATAAAAAATACCAAAACATCATCAATAGTCAACCCCACAGCACAAGATGATGGAGGAGTAGTAAAAATAGATAAAAACACACAATACGTTACCACAGCAATAGATGGAATACATTCAAGACTAGGCGACTACCCCTTCTTAGCAGGTTTCCATACAGCAAGAGCAACACTACGAGACGTATGTGTAATGGGAGCTAAACCAGTAGCACTAATAAGTGACATACACCTAGCAGATGACGGAGACATAGCAAAAATATTAGATTATACAGCAGGAATATGTGCAGTAAGTGAACTAACCAATGTCCCCCTAGTATCAGGCAGCACACTAAGAGTAGGAGGAGACATGGTACTCGGAGACAGACTAGTAGGAGCAGTAGGAGCAGTAGGAACCTCACCAAAAAAGCCCACAGCAAGAAGCGAATCAACCAACGGAGACATAATACTAATGACAGAAGGATCAGGAGGAGGAACAATAACCACAACAGCAATCTACAACAACATGCCCCAAGTAATCATGGAAACACTAAACGTACAATTTATCAAAGCATCAAACCTACTAAACCCAATAAACGAAATCCATGCATTAACAGATATAACCAACGGAGGAATCAACGGAGATGCCAACGAAATAAATAAAACAACAGGACTCGGAATACATTTATACGAAGAAAAAATAATAGAATTAATAAATCCCAAAGTATACGAAATGTTAAAAACTTTAAACATAGACCCATTAGGAGTATCAATCGACTCCCTAATGATAATAACTCCAAAAAACACTGCCGATAAAATAATCAAAACATTAGAAAAAGAAAACATCAAATCCGGAATAATAGGCTATGTCAACAACACAGGAAAAACAACCATACAAAAAAGCACGGGAGAAATACAAGAATTAGTTCCCAAATTCAGAGAAGCAGCATACACTCCAGTAAAAAAAGTAGTAGATGAAATAAAAACTATAAACTTCGAAGAAGGAAAACAGGAAATAGATAAAGTAACAAGAGAAGTTATCTCAAAAAAAGAAGATATAGTGAGGTGGATACAGAACAAACATGAATGA
- the hisH gene encoding imidazole glycerol phosphate synthase subunit HisH has translation MNDIVIVDYGSGNLRSIYNAFNRIGVNVKVSSDKDVLTDAEALIIPGVGSFGVAMNNISPFADIIKDHVDSDKPLLGICLGLQVLFESSEETIDAPGLGLLKGDVKRFNLDSNFKIPHMGWNQIKINDTSDNNLSILEGADNEYMYFVHSYYINPSDTEYITAYTDYAFDVPVAIGKDNLFALQFHPEKSGRAGLSILKNFVNLID, from the coding sequence ATTAATGATATTGTTATAGTAGATTATGGAAGCGGTAATCTACGCAGTATTTACAATGCTTTTAACCGTATAGGTGTGAATGTAAAAGTATCCTCTGATAAGGATGTGCTAACTGATGCTGAGGCTCTTATAATTCCAGGTGTAGGATCTTTTGGAGTTGCTATGAATAATATTTCTCCTTTTGCAGACATTATTAAGGATCATGTGGATTCAGATAAACCATTACTGGGTATATGTCTTGGTTTACAGGTATTATTTGAATCTAGTGAGGAAACAATTGATGCTCCTGGTTTGGGCTTGTTAAAGGGTGATGTTAAACGTTTTAATTTGGATTCTAATTTTAAAATTCCTCATATGGGGTGGAATCAAATTAAAATCAATGATACTTCAGATAATAATCTAAGTATTCTTGAAGGAGCTGATAATGAGTATATGTACTTTGTTCATTCTTATTATATTAATCCGAGTGATACGGAATATATAACTGCATATACTGATTATGCTTTTGATGTTCCTGTTGCTATTGGTAAGGATAATCTTTTTGCACTTCAATTTCATCCTGAAAAGAGTGGAAGGGCAGGTTTAAGTATTTTGAAGAATTTTGTTAATCTTATAGATTAA
- a CDS encoding sugar phosphate nucleotidyltransferase → MNETVGMILCGGFGKRLRPVTETVPKPLVELKEDYTILDKQLFDFKSAGVNKVILLTGFLGEKIEERYGNNYMGVEVEYVKEEQPLGTLNAIRLGMEHMDDGVQCVIRNGDVVADLSIKKMIEDGEKSPFDFNIFITQMTSPYGIVELSGDKIVSFKEKPLLDYYINGGIYFSKGKLDFGNYKTGDIEKTLFPELAKDKKLGYYKENGLFWMAVDTSKELQQVQEEYENREDKPWGYEKILIYTEKYLTKELFIKEGYQTSFHYHPNKDETMYIVSGKGYIEFEDSKQYFGAKDTVRIEPNTPHTIVAIENTVLHEVSTPDLDDTIRIKDFYDSQTPSGDR, encoded by the coding sequence ATGAATGAAACAGTTGGTATGATTTTATGTGGAGGTTTTGGAAAAAGACTCAGACCAGTTACTGAAACAGTACCAAAACCACTCGTAGAACTCAAAGAAGATTATACTATATTAGACAAACAATTATTCGACTTTAAAAGTGCAGGAGTAAACAAAGTAATACTTTTAACTGGATTTTTAGGTGAAAAAATAGAAGAACGCTATGGAAACAATTACATGGGCGTTGAAGTGGAATACGTTAAAGAAGAACAACCACTAGGAACACTTAATGCTATAAGATTAGGTATGGAACATATGGATGACGGAGTTCAATGTGTAATCCGAAATGGTGACGTTGTAGCTGATCTAAGTATTAAAAAAATGATAGAAGACGGAGAAAAAAGTCCATTCGACTTCAACATATTTATCACACAAATGACTTCACCATATGGAATAGTAGAACTCAGTGGAGACAAAATTGTTTCATTTAAAGAAAAACCATTACTAGATTATTATATAAATGGTGGAATATACTTCTCAAAAGGAAAATTAGACTTTGGAAACTATAAAACTGGAGACATAGAAAAAACATTATTCCCAGAACTTGCCAAAGACAAAAAATTAGGATACTACAAAGAAAACGGTTTATTCTGGATGGCAGTAGATACCAGTAAAGAATTACAACAAGTACAAGAAGAATACGAAAACAGGGAAGACAAACCATGGGGATACGAAAAAATACTCATATACACAGAAAAATACCTTACCAAGGAATTATTCATTAAAGAAGGGTATCAGACAAGTTTCCATTACCATCCAAACAAGGATGAAACAATGTACATAGTAAGCGGTAAAGGATACATAGAATTTGAAGACTCAAAACAATACTTCGGAGCAAAAGATACGGTAAGAATAGAACCAAACACTCCACACACTATCGTGGCCATAGAAAACACTGTATTACATGAAGTATCAACACCGGATCTTGATGACACAATAAGAATCAAAGATTTCTATGATTCCCAAACACCATCTGGTGACCGATAA
- the map gene encoding type II methionyl aminopeptidase, with protein sequence MLEKYEKAGKIAAKVRKQAAKKATAGMKVIDLVNWIESEIKSTGAGLSFPCNVSINQIAAHYTSPPNDDTLLCEGDIVKIDLGAEVDGYISDTAVTVIIEGDNAEPVDEEGNPLKMPGRLDDGNPTVTEDEIEERHAIKDASSSALENVISIIKDGVSLEDIGRVVQETMHSKGYTPIVNLSGHSLEQYNLHAGLSIPNYPEKSSVILKEGDHVAIEPFATNGVGMVNDIPHHYIYSYLRTRPLRQPDAKKLLKTIREDFTYFPFAQRHLMEGYDEHKLNRAMRPLITSRSIYPYAALKEKTDGMVAQTEHTIIVEKDGCKVTTL encoded by the coding sequence ATGTTGGAAAAATATGAAAAAGCTGGTAAAATAGCAGCAAAGGTTCGAAAACAAGCAGCAAAAAAAGCAACAGCTGGAATGAAAGTAATAGACTTAGTTAACTGGATAGAATCTGAAATAAAAAGTACAGGGGCAGGTTTATCATTTCCATGCAATGTGTCAATAAATCAAATAGCAGCTCATTACACATCACCACCAAATGACGACACATTATTATGTGAAGGAGACATAGTAAAAATAGATCTGGGAGCAGAAGTAGACGGATACATATCAGATACAGCAGTAACAGTAATAATAGAAGGAGACAATGCAGAACCAGTAGATGAAGAAGGAAACCCTCTAAAAATGCCCGGAAGATTGGATGATGGAAATCCAACAGTAACAGAAGACGAAATAGAAGAACGTCACGCAATCAAAGATGCATCAAGCAGCGCATTAGAAAATGTAATAAGCATCATAAAAGATGGAGTAAGCTTAGAAGACATAGGAAGAGTAGTACAGGAAACAATGCATTCCAAAGGATACACCCCCATAGTAAATCTAAGCGGACATAGCCTAGAACAATATAACCTACATGCAGGTTTATCCATACCAAACTATCCAGAAAAAAGTTCAGTAATTCTAAAAGAAGGAGATCATGTAGCAATAGAACCTTTTGCAACAAATGGAGTAGGAATGGTAAATGACATACCACACCATTACATATACTCCTACCTCAGAACAAGACCATTAAGACAACCAGATGCAAAAAAATTACTAAAAACAATACGAGAAGATTTCACATACTTCCCATTTGCACAAAGACACCTAATGGAAGGATACGATGAACACAAACTAAACAGAGCAATGAGACCACTAATTACATCAAGATCAATATACCCATACGCTGCTTTAAAAGAAAAAACAGACGGAATGGTTGCACAAACAGAACATACAATAATAGTAGAAAAAGATGGATGCAAAGTTACCACACTATAA